GCTGGGAATAAAGGTCTTCGGCAACCAGAAGGTCCTGTCAGGAGCGGTGCTGGTCCGGCAGCGGGGCACCAAGTTCTATCCCGGTGCCAACGTGATGCGGGGCACCGATGACACATTGTTTGCAGTGGCCGAAGGCTATGTCCATTTTGAGCCCAAAGGAAGGCAGCACAAAAGGATCAGCGTCCATCCCGAATTAAAACTTCCGGCGAGCAAATAGCTCGCCTTTTTTATTTACTTCCTCAAATACATCTATAAGGAATACAGGAATTTTAAACGGCCAATCCGTAAAAAAGGCAGGGCCTATATGACTTTAGAACTGCAAAATAAACCGGCGATTTGGTGAAAAGACCATCCAACTTTTAAACGCCGACTTTTGTTAAGCCAAGGGAATAAAATCATGTAAATCCTGTCAATAAAAACTTTATGATAGATACCATCATCTTTGACGCCGACGGAGTGATCCTGGACAGCGAAAAACTGTGGAACCAGGGGCAGGAGAAGTTTCTTAAAAGAGGGGGGTTCAAATACGACCGGGATAAGCTGAAGCATCTGATGACCTCCGACCTCCCCGGCCGAAGGAGCGCTGGTGATGCAGAAACACTACGGCTTCAGCGGAGACCCCGGTCTTCTGGCCCGGGAGAGGATTGGCGTAGAACACAGCCTAGGCGGGGTTAAGGTATTTCGGATTGTTCACGACGTTTACCGCAATCATAAGAATATTTGTACATTTTTTCTGATTTTTGTATTGACAACGGAGTCCGCTTTAGGTTATATTTACTGGGTTGCATCGAGGACGGTC
The sequence above is drawn from the candidate division TA06 bacterium genome and encodes:
- the rpmA gene encoding 50S ribosomal protein L27, which codes for MAHKKGLGSSKNGRDSNSQRLGIKVFGNQKVLSGAVLVRQRGTKFYPGANVMRGTDDTLFAVAEGYVHFEPKGRQHKRISVHPELKLPASK